GTCGCCACCCCGGCCGTCTCCGGCGACGAGTCGGCCGCCGCCGAGCGTCTGAAGGCGTTCTTCGAGGCGCACGGCCGCGAGGTGTGGATAGACGAGGTGGGGAACGTCCGCGCGCCCGCCGACGACTCGGTGCTTCTCACCTCGCACATCGACACCGTCCCCGGTGACGTGCCGGTGAAGATAGAGGACGACGTGCTCTGGGGGCGCGGCAGCGTCGACGCCACCGGCCCCCTCGCGTCGATGGCCGTCGCCGCCGTCGAGACGGGCGTCTCCTTCGTCGGCGTCGTCGAAGAGGAGACCACCTCGAAGGGGGCGTGGCACCTCGTCGAGGACAGGGAGGCGCCCGACGCCGTCATCAACGGCGAGCCCTCGGGGTGGGACGGAATCACCCTCGGCTACCGCGGCATCCTCTCGGGGACGTACGTCGGGACGAGCGAACTCGGCCACTCCTCGCGCCCGGAGAACAACGCCATCCAGTCGGCCGTCGACTGGTGGTCCCGCGTCGCGGACTTCTTCGACGCCGACGAGGAGGAGGGCGTCTTCGACACCGTGACGACGAAACCCGTGACGTTCCACGGCGGCCCCACGGAGGACGGACTGGCCGTCGAGGCGGAGGTGGACGTGCAGTTCCGCGTCCCGCCCCGGTTCGGTATCGACGACGTGCGAGAGGTCGCCGAGGGCGAACTCACCGAGGGGAGCGTCCACTGGAACCGGCCCATCCCCCCCGTGATGATGAACCCGCGGACGGAGGTGGCGCGGGCGTTCCGCGTCGCCATCCGGAAGGCCGACGGCGACCCCCGCCTCCTGCGGAAGACCGGCACCAGCGACATGAACATCTACGCGGGCGCGTGGGACTGCCCGATGGCCACGTACGGCCCCGGCAACTCCGACCTCGACCACGCGCCGAACGAACACCTCGACCTCGCGGAGTACGACGCCGCCATCGAGGTGCTGACGAACGTCTGCGAGACGCTGACGGAGTGACAGAGATGCTCGAAACCACGCACTTTCTCGACATCGACGACCTCGCTACGGACGAACTGACAGGCGTACTCGACCGCGCGGCGGCCATCGAGTCGGGCGCGGACGACGCCCGCCTCGAAGACCAGACGCTCGGGATGGTGTTCGAGAAGCCCTCGACGCGCACGCGCATCTCCTTCGAGACGGGGATGACGCAACTCGGTGGGCACGCCATCTTCCTCGGCCCCGACGACATCCACCTCGGCCGCGGCGAACCGCTGTCGGACACCTCGCGGGTGCTCTCGCGCTACGTGGACGTGGTGATGACGCGACTGTTCGACCACTCGGACTTAGAGGAGATAGCGGCGTACGCCGACGTGCCCGTCGTCAACGGTCTGACCGACGACGCCCACCCCTGCCAGACGCTCGCGGACCTCCTGACCATCAGAGAGGAGTTCGGCGGCTTCGACGGCGTGAACGCCGCGTGGGTGGGCGACGGCAACAACGTCGCCCAGTCGTTCGTCGTCGGCGCGGCGATGGCGGGACTGGACGTCACCGTCGCCACGCCCGAGAACTACGGCATCGACGACGACGTGATAGCGCACGCCGCCGAGTACGGCGGGGAACCGACCGTCGCGGAGACGCCCGAGGAGGCCGTCGCCGACGCGGACGTGGTGTACACGGACGTCTGGATATCGATGGGACAGGAGGGCGAACGCCACGAGAAACTGGCCGCCTTCGAGGGGTATCAGGTGAACGAGGACCTGCTCTCGGGAACGGACGCGAAGGTGATGCACTGCCTGCCCGCCCACCGCGGCGAGGAGATAAGCGCCGACGTGCTCGAATCCGACCGCGCGCTAGTGTGGGACCAAGCGGAGAACCGCCTGCACGCTCAGAAGGGACTGCTGGTGGAGTTGCTCGAAGAGGCCGAGTGAGGAGAACGAGTCGAACCGCTTCGACCCGCGGTGCCGCGGGAGCGTCTGCGGTCTATTTCTCGCCGTCGTCCTCGTCGTCGCCGACCGAGTCGTTCGTGCCGCCGGTTCCCGTCTCCTCCGCGTCCTCGATGTCAACCTCGTCCGTCTCGACGGGTTCGACGTCGTCCGCCTCGTCCACCTCTTTCACGTTGTCGACGTCGATGTCGACGCCGCCGTCGTCGTCGGTCATCGCTTCGGACTCCTCGGCCGTCGAGGACCGAACCTCCTCGAAGTCGACGGAGTCGTCCAACCGCTCTTCGTCTATCGCCTCGTCCAGCGTCTCCCGGTCGCTCACCGCGCTCAGTCCGTCCTGCTCGACGGCGTCCCGTATCGTCTCGGCGTCGATGGCCGAGGAGACGTCGTCGGACTTCACGGCGGACTTCAGCGCCCGTCGCACGGCGACGTAGCCCGCGAGGCCGAGGGCGCCGGACGCCACCGCGCCGGGGATGCCGAGTCGCTTGTAGCCGAACTTCGCCGCCTTCTTTCCGACAGTATAGGCTCCGAACATAACTACGAGTAGCATCGTGAGACGGAAGAGGCTGTTTGCCCGCCGAGGTCGACTCTCTTCGCTCGTGACTTCTCCGCGGGTCAGTGAAGGGGAGTTAGCGGTTAAAAGGAAGCGTTCGTTCGCTCACCGGCGCAGCATCGGGTACGCCGCGCCGAGGACGGCGCCGTAGACGACGTGGCCGAGGAGGCTCATCGCGTCGACGTTGGGGAAGGGGGGAGCGCCCGCGAACCCGACGGCCGAGAGCCAGACGGGCATCACGAGCACCGCGAGGAGCACCCAGAGGACGACGCCGTAGGCGGCGCCGGCGGCCGTCGCGCGGCCGACCGTGTTCCCCAAGTCGGGTCGCGCGCGGAGGATGGCCGCGAACGCGACCCCGAGGACGGCGCCGTGCGAGAGGTGGACGACCATCCCCGCCACGCCGCCCGAGAGGCCGTACATCGCCGGAATCGCCGCGGTCAGCGCGCCGGGGGCGACGACGGCCAGCAGCGCCCCGAACGCGATGGACCCGAGGAGGCCCGCGACGACGCCGGCCTGCCAGCTTTCGACGCCCGCGATGCGCTCGGTCATCTCGCTGGTCTCCATCCCGTCGGTTCGGTCGACCGTCTCGGACGTCGCTCTCGTGGACATAACGTCTTCTACGAGGCGCGCGGAGGGCAAAATCCTCTCTCGGTCGGGAGGGCCGACCGCACAGCATCGACCGGTCGCGCGAATCCGCACCGGACCGTCTCGTCGGGGAGACGGTCCCGAAGACGTGATGGTCGCCCGGAAATCGACCGACCGGGGCGTCGGTCGTCAGTCGTCGGTCGCCGTCGACTGCTGCGTTCCCGAGTCGGTGACCGTCGTCTCCACCGCTCCCGTGAGTTGGCGGTACGGGTACGGCATGTCGATGGTCTCGGCGTCGAGGCGCTCTTTGACCGCCTGCACGAAGTCCGAGCGGATGCGCACGAAGTCCGAGCGGCCGGGGTTGGCTATCCAGAAGCGCGACTGGAGGCCGACGTAGGAGTCCGCGAGTTCGGTCACGCGCACGTCGGGCGCGGGGTCGTCGAGGATGTCGGGGTTCGTCTCCGCCTCCTCGACGATGACCGAGCGAGCGTGGTCGATGTCGTCGTCGTAGCCGATGCCGAAGACGAACTTCTGGCGGAGTTTGTCGTAGGCGACGGGGTTCTTCACCGCGTTGTCCGCGAGTTCGGAGTTCGGAACCGTGATGCGCTCGTTATCGAACGTCTTCACGCGACTGACGCGCAGGTCGATGTCCTCGACGCGCCCGGACATGTCGTTCCACTCGATCCAGTCGCCCACCTCGAACGGCTTGTCCTTCAGGATGAACACGCCGGCGACGAAGTTCGAGAGGAGGTCCTGCGCGGCGAATCCGAGTGCGAGGGCGAGAGCGCCGGCGAGCGTCGCGAACGCCGCGATGACGTTGCCGAACCCGGCGACGGTGAACGCGATGGCGACGGCGAGAACGACGGCGAGAGCGCCGAGGACGTTATCCGCGAGAGTCAGCACCGTTTCGTCGTAGCCCGCTCCCTCCATCAGGCGCTTGGCGATGGGGACGAGGACGAGGCGTGCGAGTATCCAGACCACGAAGAACGCGACGACGAACGCG
This is a stretch of genomic DNA from Halogeometricum sp. S3BR5-2. It encodes these proteins:
- a CDS encoding [LysW]-lysine hydrolase, which codes for MQFQVQENLTDGLTEAQALLADLVATPAVSGDESAAAERLKAFFEAHGREVWIDEVGNVRAPADDSVLLTSHIDTVPGDVPVKIEDDVLWGRGSVDATGPLASMAVAAVETGVSFVGVVEEETTSKGAWHLVEDREAPDAVINGEPSGWDGITLGYRGILSGTYVGTSELGHSSRPENNAIQSAVDWWSRVADFFDADEEEGVFDTVTTKPVTFHGGPTEDGLAVEAEVDVQFRVPPRFGIDDVREVAEGELTEGSVHWNRPIPPVMMNPRTEVARAFRVAIRKADGDPRLLRKTGTSDMNIYAGAWDCPMATYGPGNSDLDHAPNEHLDLAEYDAAIEVLTNVCETLTE
- the argF gene encoding ornithine carbamoyltransferase: MLETTHFLDIDDLATDELTGVLDRAAAIESGADDARLEDQTLGMVFEKPSTRTRISFETGMTQLGGHAIFLGPDDIHLGRGEPLSDTSRVLSRYVDVVMTRLFDHSDLEEIAAYADVPVVNGLTDDAHPCQTLADLLTIREEFGGFDGVNAAWVGDGNNVAQSFVVGAAMAGLDVTVATPENYGIDDDVIAHAAEYGGEPTVAETPEEAVADADVVYTDVWISMGQEGERHEKLAAFEGYQVNEDLLSGTDAKVMHCLPAHRGEEISADVLESDRALVWDQAENRLHAQKGLLVELLEEAE
- a CDS encoding histidine kinase, which gives rise to MSTRATSETVDRTDGMETSEMTERIAGVESWQAGVVAGLLGSIAFGALLAVVAPGALTAAIPAMYGLSGGVAGMVVHLSHGAVLGVAFAAILRARPDLGNTVGRATAAGAAYGVVLWVLLAVLVMPVWLSAVGFAGAPPFPNVDAMSLLGHVVYGAVLGAAYPMLRR
- a CDS encoding mechanosensitive ion channel family protein codes for the protein MSVLSSAAAAPLQTTPNPDPIPDSVNELLTQYGGLVGKVVAFVVAFFVVWILARLVLVPIAKRLMEGAGYDETVLTLADNVLGALAVVLAVAIAFTVAGFGNVIAAFATLAGALALALGFAAQDLLSNFVAGVFILKDKPFEVGDWIEWNDMSGRVEDIDLRVSRVKTFDNERITVPNSELADNAVKNPVAYDKLRQKFVFGIGYDDDIDHARSVIVEEAETNPDILDDPAPDVRVTELADSYVGLQSRFWIANPGRSDFVRIRSDFVQAVKERLDAETIDMPYPYRQLTGAVETTVTDSGTQQSTATDD